One window of the Rosa rugosa chromosome 3, drRosRugo1.1, whole genome shotgun sequence genome contains the following:
- the LOC133735678 gene encoding acetolactate synthase 1, chloroplastic-like, with protein MAAIAPLSSSLSKSKPSAFPSSSSSTNAISRCTFRPFPPITHRPLHISSSLPPKAATAPSDSQSFTSRFAPDEPRKGSDVLVEALERQGVTDVFAYPGGASMEIHQALTRSSTIRNVLPRHEQGGVFAAEGYARASGLPGVCIATSGPGATNLVSGLADALLDSVPVVAITGQVPRRMIGTDAFQETPIVEVTRSITKHNYLVLDVEEIPRIVSEAFFLATSGRPGPVLIDIPKDIQQQLVVPDWNQPIRLAGYMSRLPNPPNEAHLEQIVRLVSESKKPVLYVGGGCLNSSEELRLFVELTGIPVATTLMGLGAYPSSDELSLQMLGMHGTVHANYAVDKSDLLLAFGVRFDDRVTGKLEAFASRAKIVHIDIDSAEIGKNKQPHVSVCADVRLALGGINRVLEGKGCKLKLDFSAWTEELKEQKISYPLNYKTFGDAIPPQCAIQVLDELTDGNAIISTGVGQHQMWAAQFYKYKRPRQWLTSGGLGAMGFGLPAAIGAAVANPDAIVVDIDGDGSFMVNVQELATIRVENLPIKIMLLNNQHLGMVVQWEDRFYKANRAHTYLGNPLNESEIFPNMLKFAEACGIPAARVTKKEHLKEAIQKMLDTPGPYLLDVIVPHQEHVLPMIPSGGAFKDVITEGDGRSSY; from the coding sequence ATGGCGGCCATTGCTCCACTCTCTTCCTCCTTGTCGAAATCGAAACCCTCGgctttcccttcttcttcttcttcaacaaatGCCATTTCCAGATGTACTTTCCGCCCCTTCCCGCCCATTACCCACCGACCTCTGCACATTTCTAGTTCCCTCCCTCCTAAAGCCGCGACTGCCCCTTCGGACTCACAAAGTTTCACTTCCCGATTTGCCCCTGACGAGCCCAGAAAAGGCTCCGATGTCCTCGTGGAGGCCCTCGAACGCCAAGGCGTCACCGACGTATTCGCCTACCCCGGAGGCGCATCCATGGAGATCCATCAGGCCCTCACGCGCTCCTCCACCATCCGCAATGTTCTCCCCCGCCACGAGCAAGGTGGCGTCTTCGCTGCTGAGGGCTACGCGCGCGCCTCGGGCCTTCCCGGCGTCTGTATTGCAACCTCGGGCCCTGGCGCTACCAACTTAGTCAGTGGCCTTGCTGACGCACTCCTTGACAGCGTTCCGGTCGTCGCAATCACTGGACAAGTCCCCCGCCGGATGATCGGTACCGACGCTTTTCAAGAGACCCCAATTGTAGAGGTAACAAGGTCCATTACAAAGCATAACTATCTTGTTCTTGATGTTGAAGAAATTCCTAGAATTGTTAGTGAGGCATTTTTCTTGGCCACCTCCGGGCGCCCCGGCCCAGTTTTGATAGATATACCAAAAGATATACAGCAACAGCTTGTCGTGCCGGATTGGAATCAACCCATTAGATTAGCGGGGTACATGTCTAGGCTGCCCAATCCTCCCAATGAGGCCCATTTGGAGCAGATTGTGAGGTTGGTTTCTGAATCCAAGAAGCCAGTGTTGTATGTTGGTGGAGGGTGCTTGAACTCGAGTGAGGAATTGAGGCTATTTGTGGAGCTTACAGGGATCCCTGTCGCGACTACCTTGATGGGTCTCGGGGCATATCCTAGCTCAGATGAGCTGTCACTCCAAATGTTGGGAATGCATGGGACAGTGCATGCTAATTATGCAGTGGATAAGTCTGACTTGTTGCTTGCATTTGGGGTTAGGTTTGATGACCGGGTTACAGGGAAGCTCGAAGCTTTTGCTAGCCGAGCTAAGATTGTTCACATTGATATTGATTCTGCAGAGATTGGAAAGAATAAGCAGCCTCATGTATCTGTTTGTGCAGATGTGAGATTGGCATTGGGAGGGATAAACAGGGTATTGGAGGGAAAAGGATGCAAGTTAAAACTTGATTTCTCAGCCTGGACGGAGGAGCTGAAAGAGCAGAAAATTAGTTATCCATTAAATTATAAAACATTTGGTGATGCCATTCCTCCTCAGTGTGCTATTCAGGTTCTTGATGAATTAACTGATGGGAATGCAATCATAAGCACCGGTGTCGGGCAGCATCAAATGTGGGCAGCTCAATTTTACAAATATAAGAGGCCTAGACAGTGGTTGACATCAGGAGGATTAGGAGCTATGGGTTTTGGATTGCCTGCTGCTATTGGGGCAGCTGTGGCAAATCCAGATGCCATTGTTGTTGATATTGATGGTGATGGAAGCTTCATGGTGAATGTTCAGGAATTGGCAACTATCAGGGTGGAAAATCTTCCCATTAAGATAATGCTGTTGAATAATCAGCATTTGGGTATGGTTGTTCAATGGGAGGATCGCTTCTATAAGGCGAACAGGGCTCACACTTATTTAGGGAACCCATTAAATGAGTCTGAGATATTCCCTAATATGCTCAAGTTCGCAGAAGCTTGTGGGATACCAGCTGCCCGTGTGACAAAGAAGGAACATCTTAAAGAGGCAATTCAGAAAATGCTGGACACtcctggtccatacttgttggATGTAATAGTACCTCATCAAGAGCATGTCTTGCCTATGATTCCGAGTGGTGGTGCTTTTAAAGATGTGATAACTGAGGGTGATGGAAGATCATCTTATTGA
- the LOC133735679 gene encoding uncharacterized protein ycf45 isoform X3, with amino-acid sequence MSHSHTSLWANANLVRATSRVSQFKNYNNVHVTSTAWHCRCFVAHHHHHRPLDLVVQDDLHSFLQILPHDLHDHLLNESKRSQLLEVILDLGRFPEARYLGEPGGQYLRGTVVSLQELEHAQNEVGDFGGDNRAGIEGTLHRISAIRSRNGMIVGLTCRVGRAISGHIDMVNDLLQYGKSILFVGKPGVGKTTVLREIARVLSDEFHKRVVIVDTSNEIAGDGNIPHASIGGARRMQVAEPSLQHKVMIEAVENHMPEVIIVDEIGTETEALACRSIAQRGVMLIATAHGQQLENIMKNPTLSDLIGGVETVTLGDDEAKARKCQKTILERQAPPTFEFLIEMRHRHYWVTHQTEKSVDILLRGKSPQVRTRDDNLKVVIERSKAYHKCDA; translated from the exons ATGAGTCATAGTCATACTAGTTTGTGGGCGAACGCAAACCTGGTGAGGGCGACAAGCAGAGTGAGCCAATTCAAGAACTATAACAACGTACATGTCACTTCCACCGCTTGGCACTGCCGCTGCTTCGTtgcccatcatcatcatcatcgtccTCTTGATCTTGTGGTCCAGGACGATCTCCACTCCTTCTTGCAG ATTCTTCCGCATGATTTACATGACCATCTCCTCaatgaatccaagagatctcaACTCTTAGAG GTCATATTGGATTTAGGTCGTTTTCCGGAAGCACGATATCTTGGTGAACCTGGGGGTCAATATCTGAGGGGAACTGTG GTATCACTGCAAGAGTTGGAGCATGCTCAAAATGAAGTTGGAGATTTTGGAGGGGACAATAGAGCTGGCATTGAGGGTACGTTGCATAGAATATCCGCTATTAGGAGTAGGAATGGAATGATAGTTGGATTGACTTGCCGAGTCGGAAGGGCAATCAGTGGTCACATTGACATGGTTAATGATCTGCTTCAATATGGGAAGAGCATCTTGTTTGTTGGAAA GCCTGGGGTCGGCAAGACCACTGTTTTGCGAGAAATTGCTCGTGTTTTGTCAGATGAATTTCACAAAAGAGTG GTTATTGTGGATACAAGCAATGAAATAGCAGGGGATGGAAATATTCCACATGCATCAATAGGAGGTGCACGAAGAATGCAGGTAGCAGAACCATCCTTGCAACACAAAGTCATGATAGAGGCTGTGGAGAATCACATGCCTGAGGTCATCATTGTTGATGAGATTGGCACGGAAACTGAAGCTCTTGCATGTCGCTCAATTGCTCAGAGAGGTGTCATGCTTATTGCTACTGCTCATGGACAGCAGCTTGAGAATATAATGAAGAATCCTACTCTATCTGACCTG ATTGGAGGAGTAGAAACTGTTACTTTGGGGGATGATGAAGCCAAAGCTAGAAAATGCCAGAAAACCATTCTTGAGAGGCAAGCGCCTCCAACGTTTGAATTCTTGATTGAGATGAGACACAGACACTATTGGGTTACCCATCAG
- the LOC133735680 gene encoding uncharacterized protein LOC133735680 produces the protein MARDEEHKGLLWKLPVIKTQQLGKVGPAFGFGVGCGVGFGIGLLGGVGIGPGIPGMQVAFGVGAGCGVGLGFGYGAGKGVARDDIRKYSNVGNLFYGENVGSRSGNPTSQDEIGALVDELVDNTKKLVRATTREIDKWRK, from the exons ATGGCGAGGGATGAAGAGCACAAGGGTTTGTTGTGGAAGCTTCCAGTCATCAAAACCCAGCAACTCGGCAAGGTGGGTCCCGCCTTTGGCTTCGGCGTCGGCTGTGGTGTGGGATTCGGCATCGGCCTCCTCGGCG GCGTAGGAATTGGTCCTGGTATTCCTGGCATGCAAGTTGCTTTTGGCGTTGGTGCTGGATGTGGAGTTGGCTTAGGATTCGGCTATGGCGCTGGCAAGGGGGTTGCTCGTGATGACATCCGAAAGTACTCCAATGTTGGCAATCTCTTTTATGGTGAAAATGTTGGCAGTCGTTCTGGAAATCCTACTTCCCA GGATGAAATAGGCGCTCTTGTTGACGAGCTTGTTGATAATACTAAGAAACTAGTCAGAGCTACTACAAGAGAGATCGACAAGTGGAGAAAATGA